From a region of the bacterium genome:
- a CDS encoding glycosyltransferase family 9 protein, with protein FAASGFLTAFSGGKQTVGFSKNPLSFLFTQRIPHQYQRHEIVRNHALVQDITDTTPARPKLYPTNADYNFVSSYKNERYICIAPASVWFTKQFPQEKWVEFLNAIPSPISVYVLGGPGDNELCGEIVKQVNNPAISIHILAGKLSLLQTTALMRDAVMNYTNDSAPLHLASSINAPSRAMFCSTVPSFGFGPLSDNSAIIETDLALDCRPCGLHGHKACPKGHFKCALSIDVLKMVAALQPS; from the coding sequence GCTTTGCTGCTTCGGGCTTTCTCACTGCATTTTCAGGGGGAAAACAAACCGTTGGTTTTAGCAAAAACCCGTTATCGTTTTTATTTACCCAACGAATACCGCACCAATACCAACGCCACGAAATTGTGCGTAACCATGCGTTGGTTCAAGACATTACCGATACTACCCCCGCCCGCCCAAAATTATATCCCACAAACGCTGATTACAATTTTGTAAGCAGCTATAAGAATGAAAGATACATTTGCATAGCACCTGCTTCGGTATGGTTTACCAAGCAGTTTCCGCAAGAAAAATGGGTGGAGTTTTTAAACGCCATCCCCTCTCCTATTTCGGTGTATGTATTAGGCGGTCCCGGCGATAATGAGCTTTGCGGTGAGATAGTTAAACAAGTGAACAACCCTGCTATATCCATTCATATTTTGGCAGGAAAACTAAGCTTGTTGCAAACCACCGCTTTGATGCGCGATGCAGTAATGAATTATACCAACGATTCGGCTCCGTTGCACCTTGCCAGCTCCATTAATGCTCCCTCAAGGGCAATGTTTTGCAGCACGGTTCCATCGTTTGGGTTCGGCCCGTTGAGTGATAACAGCGCCATTATTGAAACCGACCTTGCATTGGATTGCCGCCCTTGCGGACTCCACGGCCACAAAGCCTGCCCCAAAGGACACTTTAAATGCGCATTGTCTATTGATGTATTGAAAATGGTAGCGGCATTACAACCTTCTTAA